One window of Trifolium pratense cultivar HEN17-A07 linkage group LG5, ARS_RC_1.1, whole genome shotgun sequence genomic DNA carries:
- the LOC123882993 gene encoding probable prefoldin subunit 3 → MASSSSSSSGATERRGIPGAQFVEDVQTYLTQLGLDVNSALAFLQERLQQYKVVEMKLLAQQRELQAKIPDIEKCLEVVATLQAKKGTGEVRLTPYFI, encoded by the exons ATGGcttcttcttcgtcttcatcATCGGGTGCTACAGAGCGAAGAGGAATACCAGGTGCTCAGTTCGTTGAAGATGTTCAAACTTATCTCACTCAATTAGGTCTCGATGTTAATTCCGCTCTCGCTTTTCTTCAAGAAAG ACTTCAGCAATACAAGGTTGTTGAAATGAAGCTTCTTGCGCAGCAAAGGGAACTTCAG GCAAAGATACCGGATATTGAAAAGTGCCTAGAAGTTGTTGCTACATTGCAAGCTAAGAAGGGTACTGGTGAGGTTCGTTTGACGCCGtattttatataa
- the LOC123882994 gene encoding peptidyl-prolyl cis-trans isomerase CYP59-like: MDEQLNPGELEEVIRSKEAHSRAVVLESDEDLHTIFSRFGTVSLAKIIRDHKTGDNLCYAFIGQYVCPQSVLNLCSFKFMQEQFYSEIYAVLTSLNWPLIPLLHYSGPNYLYYSLFIYIFKL, translated from the exons ATGGATGAACAATTAAACCCAGGAGAACTTGAAGAAGTTATTAGATCAAAGGAAGCACATTCTAGGGCAGTTGTGCTTGAGAGT GACGAGGACTTGCATACAATATTTTCACGCTTTGGAACTGTATCATT GGCTAAAATCATCCGTGATCACAAGACTGGTGACAATTTATGCTATGCTTTTATAGGTCAGTATGTATGCCCACAATCTGTGTTAAATTTATGCAGTTTTAAATTCATGCAGGAACAATTTTACAGTGAAATTTATGCAGTTTTAACCTCTTTAAATTGGCCTTTAATTCCTTTGCTACACTACAGTGGTCCAAATTATTTGTATTATTCATTATTCATTTACATttttaaattatga